CCATGTCTGCAGGGCCAGAGATGGGGGTTAGACCAGAGAAATAGCCATGGAATAAGATGACATGCCGCACCAAATAGTGCGGACTATGAGGAGAAGGAGTTACAGAGTATCTACCCTTAGGTTATgacatgatgtgtgtgtcagtgtttgtgtgagagtgtgcgtgtgacggtgtgagtgtgtgtgtgtgtctgtgattgtgaacgtgtgtgtcgATGAAGAACGCCTGCCTGTGCTGTTGGAGTAGGTGTTCTCAGTACAGTTGATGCACTTGTAACAGCAGGTGTGCAGCTGTCCTTCAAATGTCTGCTTCCTCTCACCAGGAAGACAGCTCTCTGAGCACCTGGACACTACTTCCTGTGGACAGCACAGAGCACCACGTCACAAACCAGATTACAGATGAGTAAAATGAAGATGTAACTCACTGGGAAAGAAGagatgatttgtgtgtgtgactgtgtttgtaTGGAAGtggcacacactgtgtgtgcatgtgtgtgtttgtgtgtggggggagtggCATCACCTTCAGGTCAGTGAGGTAAGCAGCGCGGGGAAGGATGGTGTGTGTAAAGCTGTCGTTCACAAGGTGGTACTCTGCCACAACGTCGCCCACTTGCACCTTCCCCTCCTTAGAATTCCAGAGAGTGACCACATAGCCCAGGTTGATTTCTCCACTCTTGTCGAAAAAATAAGTCTCCCCGTCCTGCTCAAATTCCATGCCCTGTTTCAAAGCTCTCCGGACCTAAATGAAATAAGAATacactttgttttttgttttattaagaAAGAGATGTAACACAGCTAAATGTatcaaacaaaccaaaacaagCAAAGCAATCAGAAAACGAGTTCTAGATCCATCTTGCTCCTTCATTTTGCTTTAGCCACCCCTCTGGTCTCAAAGTAAGAGCTGCAAGTCACCTCCCACGGCTCGATGCTTTTCTGGGTGCAGTTCCTGCTGCTGCAGACTCCGATCATGGCCTGGGCCAGAGCCCTCACAGCCAACTCCACGCTGAACACCGTCTGAGCCTGGCTCTTCTTACCCAGCTCTTCCAGGTCCAGCTCTCCATTCTCCAGGAACTCATCCAGGAAGGGGTTacgtcttctctcctcctccttggttTCATTCAGTCTCTGCAGATACTTGCGGTAGGACTCCAGGTTGCTACTTTTAAACATGAAGCCTACCACCTTTCCGATGCTCTCCAGATCCAGGTTTCCCACCACATCTTCGGGAGTTGACGACCAGCCGTCGCTGGCCAGCCAGACCCTTCCTCCTGAGGCTGACTCCTCCTGCTTATCCTCCAGGGTCTTCAACTTCGGTAAGAGGAACTCCATGTGAGGGGCCATCACAAACGCCACCACCACCTTGACGCGGGGGTTTGTCAGGATGACGTTGGCGACCCTCGTCACAGCTGAGGAGTAGTTAGGGTCGCTCAGCGAGTTGGGGATGGTCTCCTTGAAGGCTACGCAAATCCCTCTCTCTGAGGTCTGAGCCAAAAGGGCGTCGAGGGCCGAGCGTCCGTAGTCGTTGTCGGCAATGACCAAGCCCACCCAGCTCCAGCCACTGTCCACCATCAGCCGGACCATGGCCTTGGTCTGGTACAGGTCACTGGGCACCGTACGCAGGAAGCCTGGGAAACGCTTCTTGTCACTTAGGATGATGGCGGTGGAGGAGTAGCTGATCTAGAAGGTTGTCAACATGAATTATTGGAAAATTGAGTATTGGAAACATGGATTATTTGAAAATTGAGTATTATAAACATTGATTATTGGAAAATGCATTATTGTAAACATGGATTATTGTAATATGGAGTTGTAAACATGGAGTGCTGTTCCAGGGTTGTACACATAGTTACTGTGACACTTAATCTTCTCTAATTCTACACTCTCAAAGCAGGATGGTCGGAAGGTATTTTTACCTGAGGAATGAGCTCCAGGTTCAGTTGCCTGGCAACAGCGATGGAGATTTCAGAGTAAGAAGCTCCGACAATGGAGGTGATGGGCGGGAGTGAGCCGCCGGCCGCTTCCCCTTGTTTGCGGAGCCCAGCGATGGCCCTCAGGGCCGTGGTGACGTCAGAGCAGGAGTCTTGGATGCGATAGCCCAGCTTCAGGCCAAGCCGGGACATGGAGGGAGACTGGTTGACTAACTCCACTGTGTTGATCATAGCCAGGCCACTGTTTAATGCATGATTATTAAACCTGTCAATGGGAAAAGGGAATTCAGCACTCGTGAATGGTCGCAGATTGTTATGTATTGAGCATACCCACTCACGTGGATACGTTTAAATGTTACACGTTTCTGTTTGTCGGGCACTCACCTCACACACTTAGCCACATGCGGAGGGACGATTGTGGTGTTTTCCTCCACATCATCGTGGAAAGGGAAAATACCCCCTATGATGATGTCACCAGCGGCAGTAGTCCCCTCATGCGTGCCACCTGTCAACCTTGGCAACAAAATTACAGACAGGAACAGTAACGGACTGATGCAAGTCACCATGATCTTCTGTATACTCCTCGGTGTCTCCCAACTGCGGCAGACTTTTATTTTTGCAGCTTTTTATCCATTCTTTCTGGTTCTTTCTGTTGGAGTCTTTCTCTTTTCTGGCTGCGTCTCtgcgtcttctctctctctgtctctctctctctgtttctctctctcccttcctttctctgtccctgattTCACCTGTGTATccttaactctctctctgtgtcctccacaAGGTGTGGCTGGCAGACTGCTGCCTCCTACTGCCAGTATCTTCAGTTCAACACACCTGTTATCCCCTCCCACAACACCTCGACAGGATAGCCCCGCCCACCATTCTTGAGGGCCCGATTGAGAAATGGACTTGTTTCCAGACAATCATAAGATCTGTGTctgcaggttagggttagggtgacaTCACTGACTGAAACAAGCATTACAGCCCTCTGAGATATCATGTCGCTTTGCCTGTGGGTGGGATTGGAATGGCTGTGTATAACAGTATTTGTTCAAACACCTGAGGGGCAAGTGTGGGGGTCAAAGAagcggtgagtgtgtgtgtgtgtggggggggggtgatcctAACAATATGGTGGAATTTACTGAGTCAAGCTGAAAAATTTAGATGTCTGGACAGGGGTCAGGAGCAGGGCCAGAACCAGGATTGGGTGGTAGGTGGCCGGGGGTCCCTCAAGGATTCCTGGTTTAATGTTTCCACCCAGTTAAGATTTTATGAACGTCTCGAGAACAAAAACATGTTCATCCTCCTAAGGTATGAGATGCAACAGGTTCTCATCAGCAGATGGCAACATTGGGTTGATAATGTGTTGGCCTGTCTGGTGGCTGGGAGTTCATAATCTGTTAATCAGCAGACTGTCAGTGCTGCTACTGTAGCATTAAAGAGCCCTCCAGGTGAGCAAGAAATCTAAAAATAGAATACTGAGATATGCATGTGAAGttagtcaagtggctgagcggttagggaatcgggctagtcagggccgtaactaccattgaggacaccgaggtcgtgtcctcagtattttttttcgtatttctgtttatttttttgcttaaatcgtggtatataaactcaaaacaaagtacacgtgaaactgactgcaggacgatgatcttggtctcccacaaaccgtaacgtgattttatacttgaagagccgagtagctcaagagtttggacatacgtgctgcacgtcatcaacaaaacgtactgtcgttatggtaaccaccaaacacaagtcggacgctgatgttaccgccatagacatactacctctactgttagtgaatagcctatgttagttacagtcactggaagaggagcgcagcaaactaaacatgtagctaggttaagagaagtttaagtggcagatgactgtgagaagaaagattcattttcatgtggaaatatttgtattgcagcagcgtactactcagataaggaaacatcaaatcaaagtttggttaactccgtcagtaccggttgtcaatcaatttccaccggttgaatcaacattcattttgcgattgatatgtcattgatgtgactgattgaaaatgaaattcagtggcaattgggaaatatcaaactgactcgctatcgctcggtcgatacgttccagcctcagtttgatacagtatttcccggcatgaccaaACGGTCGAgtttagtaagtagtttattatatggcaattttagattcttttcattttgtaaacgaaaataaatggtacctttaggctaattgtagctagctctcaagtcttctcacggtgtgtttcatgtgttgccaagcaactcattacttttgatagaaagcggacaacatggttctgctaaaattgctttaatttcatcacaaaataacgacacaagtgattcaaagagtggtcttcatcctcactttcgatgacaaagcttttcagcatcatctggatagtaaaactcagcagctgactcatcgatatcgctcatttttaagctgacgtcagagggcaatacggatccgtattgaccggcgaggagggcaatacgcggctggggtgactacccattatccaatcagaacgctcgtactgtcgttgccatataataataatttaaaaaaaattgtggtaacttgcccttacttcatgagtcccataaaggtccttcaaaaagcctcagaatgccccatgtttacctcaaaatttcaaaagctccacaccgccccatactcaaaagtcataatgatgatgtttttgctccttaagactcaataagagaaaattgccatatttaaataatgtaattaaaaaaaattccgggggagcatgccccacgaacccgcctagaagttctgactcatgacctcagtattttttgggccctgcgtacggccctggggctagtaatcagaaggttgccggtttgatttccGGTCGTGCAAAATTatggtgtgtccttgggcaaggtacttcacactacttgcctcgggggaatgttcctttacttactctaagtcgctctagataagagcgtctgctaaatgactgaatctaaatgtgttattgTTTAATTTCATGTTGTAGTGTACCTCTCTATGAAACACAAAATCACATGAATTACACACACTGGGCTGTGACTTTGGCTACATTCAGAATCTCTGTAGGATGAAGGCTGTGAGTCATTATTAATCATGCATTTAGAAAATACAATGTAATTCATAGTTTTACATGAACACGCATTGCTCATTTGCATAGCTACCCaaatacaaagacacacatacacacgctctctttctctctctcatgaatACAAattcctcagacacacacagattgaagAACAGGTTTAACCTTGTAGGCGTCCTCCAAACGACCATTGCTGTTAGGTGTCACTCTGTATGCTATCACTATATTGACAGTCATCTGGGACGCTATTCCTAAAATCATCGATCAAGTCCTCTCCAAACAACTCTTTTTATTGTACTTCACTTAGGGTTAACATCAGTGCGACGGCAACATAGTATTGTATTACTGTATTATCTCCCACCCCAACTCCCCTGAGGAGAAGAATTTACATTGTTTTACATAGTCAAatatactttttaaaatgtactGTACGTATATAAAAACGTACACATAGAAATCGACGGTATACATTGGGCACAAGACGAAGCTTGTAGCACGTAGTTTGATGCTCAGGGTAGAGACTTGAGGGTTCAGCCGTTGTATCAGTCTTCCCCTACACCCTGGTCCCTCGCAGGGCTTAAACACCAGCAAGCTCTGGCTGATGAACTCAGGTGCTGGTGCATCTTCTGAGACATGTATCCCTGTTCAAGTATCCCTGGCTTCCTGCTGGGACCTGGCGGGGTGCGGTCGGTACATGTGGTCGGGGCAGGAGCATCGGGGAAGGCCGATGGTGAAAGGAAGACCCGTGGGTTTGTCCTCCGGTAAATCGCACTCAGAGATGGACACAGTGTCCTGGCCCCGGAAGGCGTATTTGTGCACATCCTGGATGAAGGCGTCCTTGGTGTTGTGCTCCTTCCGGAACAGGATGATGTAGCACTTGGGCAGGAAGTGACAGCAGATGATTCCGTAGGAGGAGATGAGATTACCACCATCTCCACTGCCGGCAGGTACTTCCCAGATGTGGTGATGTACACAGGGACGAAGATCGCCCAGGAGATGAGGTAGAGGAGCATGCCAAAAGTGATGAACTTGGCCTCGTTGTACTTCTGGGGCAGCTTGCGGCCCTTGAAGGCGCAGAAGAAGCAGACCAGCGCCAGGACGGCGATGTAGGACAGCATCACGCCGAACGCCACGTGGGAGCCTTCGTGGCACTCGGCCAGTATTGAGGTGGGCTGGACGGTCAGCTTCTCTCGGGGGCTGCTcgggaggaggagccagaggaggcAGGTTAGGAGCTGCAGGGTGAGACAGCCACAGACGATGACGAGGGGCTGGTACAGGCGGCGGAACACCCGCCCAAGCGCCGGGTTGACCTGGAACGCCAGCAGGATCTTCAGCGACTTGACCAGGATGCAGGAGACGCACAGCGTGAAGCTCAGGCCAAACAGCACCTGGCGAACCTTGCAGGTCAGGTTGCTGGGCTTGCCCACGAACACCATGGCACTGATGAAACTACCAATTAGAGACAGCAGGATGACCTGGCACAGCCCCCCTCCCGCAGCCTTCACCACGGGGGTTTGGCGCTGGTACAAGAAGAGCGCCCCCACCAGGAGGGATAGGAGGATGCCCAGGGCGGCCAGCATTAGCAAGACCACCGCAAAGCCATCGTCCCAGGAGAAGTACTCCAGGGTTTTAGGGGTGCACCTGGAGCTGCCCTTCTCAGACCACTCTCTGTCAGTGTTGCAGGCCGGGCAGTGGTCCATGTCTGCAGGGCCAGAGATGGGGGTTAGACCAGAGAAACAGCCGTGGAATAAGATGACATGCCACACCAAATAGTGCGGACTATGAGGAGAAGGAGTTACTGAGTATCTACCCTTAGGTCATgacatgatgtgtgtgtcagtgtttgtttgagagtgtgcatgtgacggtgtgagtgtgagtgtgtgtgtgtctgtgattgtgaacgtgtgtgtcgATGAAGAACGCCTGCCTGTGCTGTTGGAGTAGGTGTTCTCAGTACAGTTGATGCACTTGTAACAGCAGGTGTGCAGCTGTCCTTCAAATGTCTGCTTCCTCTCACCAGGAAGACAGCTCTCTGAGCACCTGGACACTACTTCCTGTGGACAGCACAGAGCACCACGTCACAAACCAGATTAAAGATTAGTAAAATGAAGATGTAACTCACTGGGAAAGAAGAGATGaattgtgtgtgactgtgtttgtaTGGAGAtggcacacactgtgtgtgcatgtgtgtgtttgtgtgtgggggggagtggcATCACCTTCAGGTCTGTGAGGTAAGCAGCACGGggcaggatggtgtgtgtgaagctgtCGTTCAAAGGGTGGTACTCTGCCACAATGTCGCCCACTTGCACCTTCCCCTTCCTAGAATTCCAGACAGTGACTTCATAGCCAAGGGTAATGTCTCCATTCTCGTCGAAAAAATAAGTCTCCCTGTCCTGCTCAAATTCCATGCCCTGCTTTAAAGCTCTCAAAACCTAAATGAAATAAGAATACATGTTGGGTTTTTGAAAATATGTGAAAGATATATAACTGACAACACAGCTAAATggatcaaacaaacaaaccaaaacaagCAAAGCAATCGGAAAACAAGTTATAGATCCATCTTCCTACTTCACTTTGCTCAGCCACCCCTCTGGTCCCAAAATAAGAGCTGCAAGTCACCTCCCACGGCTCGATGCTTTTCTGGGTGCAGTTCCTGCTGCTGCAGACTCCGATCACGGCCTGGGCCAGAGCCCTCACAGCCAACTCCACGCTGAACACCGTCTCATCCTGGCTATTCTTACCCAGCTCTTCCAGGTCCAGCTATCCATTCTTCAGGAACTCATCCAGGAAGGGGTTacgtcctctctgctcctccctggtctccttcaGTCTCTGCAGGTACTGGCGGTAGGACTCCAGGTTGCTACTTTTAAACGTGAAGCCTACCACCTTTCCGATGCTCTCCAGATCCAGGTTTCCCACCACATCTTCGGGAGTTGACGACCAGCCGTCGCTGGCCAGCCACACCCTTCCTCCTGAGGCTGActcctcctgctcatcctccagGGCCTTCAACTTCAGTAAGAGTTGTGACATCTGATGGGACGTCAAAAACGCCACCAACACCTTGACGCGGGGGTTTGTCAAGATGACGTTGGCGACCCTCGTCACGACTGAGGAGTAGTCAGGGTCGCTCAGCGAGTTAAGGATGGTCTCTTTGAAGGCCACGCAAATCCCTCTCTTCGAGGTCTGACCCAAAAGGGCGTTGAAGGCCGAGCGTCCGTATTCGTTGTCGGCAATGACCAAGCCCACCCAGCTCCAGCCACTGTCCACCATCAGCCGGACCATGGCCTTAGTTTGGTAGAGGTCACTGGGCACCGTACGCAGGAAGCCTGGGAAACGCTTCTTGTCGCTTAAGATGATGGCGGTGGAGGAGTGGCTGATCTATAAGGTTGTCAACATAGATTATTGGAAAATTTCGTATTGGAAATATGGATTATTGCAATATGGAGTATTGGAAACATGGATTATTGTAATATGGAGTTGTAAACATGGAGTGCTGTTCCAGGGTTGTACGCATAGTTACTGTAACACTTAATTGAACTAATCTTCACTAATCCTAAACTCTTTCAAAGCAGGATGGCCGGAAGGTATTTTTACCTGAGGAATACGCTCCAGGTTCAGTTGCCTGGCAACAGCGATGGAGATTTCAGAGGAAGAAGCTCCGACAATGGAGGTGATGGGCGGGAGTGAGATGCCAGCCACTTCCCCTTGTTTGCGCAGCCCAGCGATGGCCCTCAGGGCCGTGGTGACGTCAGAGCAGGAGTCTTGGATGCGATAGCCCAGCTTCAGGCCAAGCCGGGACATGGAGGGAGACTGGTTGACTAACTCCACTGTGTTGATCATAGCCAGCCCACTGTTTAATGCATGATTATTAAACCTGTCAGTGGGAAAAGGGAATTCAACACTCGTGAATGGTCGCAGATCGTTATGTATTGAGCACAACCACTCACGTGGATACGTTTAAACATTACTTACACGTGTTTGTCGGGCACTCACCTCACACACTTAGCCTCATGCGGAGGGATGATTGTGATGCTTTCCTCCACATAATCGTGGAAAGGGAAAATACCCCCTACGATGATGTCACCAGGGGCAGTAGCTTCAGGTCTGCCACCTGTCATCCATGGCAACAAAAAAACAGATAGGAACAGTAACGGACTGATGCAAGTCACCATGATCTTCTGTATACTCCTCGGTGTCTCCCAACTGCggcaaacttttatttttgctGCTCTTTATCCATTCTTTCTAATTCTTTCTGTTGGAGTCTTTCTCTTTTCTGGCTGCTTCTCTgcgacttctctctctctctgtctctgtcgctctctttctctgttcctgatttcacctgtgtctcgttggccctctctctgtgtcctcccgAGGGTGTGGCCAGCAGACTGCTGCGCTGCCTCCTGCTGCCAGTTGATGGACCGATTGAGAAACTGACTCACTTCCGTCAGGCAGAAGACAATTGACGATCATATGATCTGTGTCAGCAGGTGAGAGGGCAGGATCGGCAACGTCACTGACTGAAACAAGCATCACAGCCCTCTGAGATATCCTGTCTCTTTGTTTATGGGTGGGATTGGGATGGCTGTGTTCAACAGTATACCTTCTCCTGTCTCACTGCCTGTgctttggggttagggttagaggcagGGTGTGGGTGGGATTGGAACGGCTGTGTATTACAGTATGGGTGGCAAGTGTGGGGgtcgaggaggaggggggggatccTTACAATATTGTGGAATTTACTGAGCAGAAAAATTTAGATGTCTGGACAGGGGTTAGaaccagggctgggggggagggggcgggggtccTTCAATTCCTGGTTTGAGGTCTCCACCTAGTGGAGATTTTATGAAAGCTTCGAGAACAAAAACATGTTCATCCTCCTGAGGTATGAGCTGCAACAGGATTTCATCAGCAGATGGCGCAATTTGGTGAATAATGTGTTGGCTTGTCCGTTGGCAGGGAGTTCATAATCTTTTAATCAGCAGACTGTCAGTGCTGCTACTGTAGCATGAAAGAGCCCTCCAGATGAGCAGGAAATCTAAAAATAGAAGACTGAGATATTGCATGTGAAGGTAtgtgttactgtttaatttcaTGTTGTAGATTCAACCTCTTTatgaaacacaaagacacatgaaTCACACACACTGGGCTGTGTTTCGGGCTACATTCAGAATCTCTGTAGGATGAAGGCTAAGACTCATTGGTAATCACGCATTTCTAAAATCCCTGGGGGGTGggaatgagggtgtgtgtagggaTAAGGGTAAGGAAGAGTGCCCGGCAGAACTAGCTTTATCCTTGTGCCCAGTGTTGGTCCTTGCACATTTAGCACCCCGGGCATTCTACACTAAAAaagtcagggaggactgcttttcGTAGAGCCTGCCTGccgaagatagccagcatcttggatttctttaaccgagcctgtttggtcatttgcctgagaaagcgacctcgttagcaaggctagttttgcccgtttcACTAGGTCAGGCTATATAAGGTCTCGGACAAGTTTTGTGCATGGAACGTAAGTTAATGTCAAGACCTGCATCTGacattaaataaatattttccaGATTAATGACAGCCATGAGGTAAGTGGCACTAAAATGAGTGCTTTAGCTAGCTGTTAGCCACTTAGCTAACAACTCGCTACCTAGTCAGAGTAAACGACCACCAAAATcctacattttattttgttttcataATATTTAAATTTCCCATGATTAACTATAAGTCCTTGGTTGCCAGGTGCCACACTTTCACATCATTTACCCATATAGCCACATAAGCATCCGTACTCTTGAAAGCTATCCCCACTGTATGGGGGGTTATGCACAAGCAACCTGGGTTGAGACTGGGTTGGCACAAGATAAATGTTTATAGTCATGGAAAGTCAATTGGGGCAAGCCCAGGGTGATAATAAGGGACAAAAGAAAACTGGGGTTAACAAATAAGAATCAGAGCCAAAATTGAAATGTTCTCAagatatttctgtctctctcattcaaaTGGGCAGTGCGAGATCGGTCGTGCATATGGCGGTGGTCTGTTTGGAAGTGATGAAGGTGGCAATGaataggggggaaaagttaggacgaATCTAAGAACGGACGATCCCAAAAAATAGGTAAAAAGTAATATGAAACTGCATTATATCCTAACATATAAACCATCTTCATTGAGTATATATGTTCCATTTATAATAAAACAATTAATGATCTCTTTGTTTTTACATGTGTTTGGCAATAAAAGTAAAATATCCCCATCGACAAGGCCGGATTAACCATTGGGGCAACTGcacttgcccaagggcacatgACACCTAAGGGGCCCTGGACAACGTCaactaaaatgttatatcacgTTGTGAATGCAGTGCTTACTTCCCTTAATGTGAGCACTTTATTGCAACTCGTTCGATCAAAATATTATGTTAAATCACGTGTGTAGTCTAGTAGCTGCCTGCACAAATGCCGCTTGCGGGTTGCCAGATCCACGCCGCGGACACTGCGAGCGAGAGTCACAAGAGCTGCAGTTGGAGGAGAGGGTTCTATGGGGAAAAGTAGTGTAGCAAGATGGAGAAGCAGTTAAGCGGGAGTGTTAAAAGAAAATTGAAAAGAAAGGGGGGTATCGAGAATTGTTGCCCAGGGCACAGAAAATTGTGAGTCCAGCCCTGCCCATTGACCAAAAAGTAAACATCCATATTGACCCACGACCCCCATGTATTAACATGAAATCGTTTGTTCCTGCCTTAGCGCACTTATGTGTTTAGGTGCTGTCAGTAGACGCGCTAGCCGCCAGAAATAGTGATCACAATGTTTCCAAGTTTTCAATTTGTAACCCAGTTTTTCACCAAAAAAGTGGGTAGCCAGTCTCTGTGGTATTAACCTGTTGGCTTAATGTCCATAGTGAAATaagatagctagctacagaCTAGTGTTAGCCTACATTTCATCAACATGTTAAAACGGAAACGTTTGGCAAAATATTCATATAAATCATTGTCCCAACTCAATGCCCTATTACCAGACTTAACAACAGATGTCAgcagcagcaccccagtctcCCAATAACTGTACTCCTCCCTGTCCCATTGAAGAAAAAATTTGTAACTTTGTGTTAACGACATGCCAGTTAGCATCATTCCAGGGAGTGTGTGGGGATTTCTCTCTCTGGGGGAGATGCATGGTGGATGCAGATTTGACTGTCAGGTACAGGGAGGCTTTTGTGAGGGCACTGGTCAGCAGTGATGATGACGatgtacacatgcatgcagACTTGCAGGTACAAATCACAATTGCAAGCCTTTAACTAGAGTTATGTAAAGCTTTTGACGGGACAGCGAGGTCCTAGATTTGTGGTGACAACAGCTGCACACGGGGCCCCAATTCGATTTTTTttgtcatggggcccaaaattcctggcggagGCCCTGCGGGGAAGGGACTAGGTGGAGCAAGTTGGAGATGACAGAATTCCCAGGCAGGTGTCAGGGTGGTGATGCAGTGCTCTCAGAGTTTCTGTTGAACCATTTCTGAGTTATGGTGCCCTTGGAGGGTTTGTTGTCACATGACTCTGGAGtgtaatgctggggacacactaaacaatttttttaaccttataagattttcaaactgtgagagaccacaaacatgaggacaaaaatcctagatttagccgtttagctcctacagtgtgtggtgtgccatgatttgacaaagacagcacaccacacacaatcaGATTTCCAACCAGTGTCCCGACTGTTAACACAAGAAATCTCGCAAAATCTGTCGAGATTTAAGAATAAGCATGGCGGACTatatgcaggaagaaattgcgataaTAGTGTTTGGAATTCTTTTCACAGAAAATttacagaaaaaagaaaagggtttgctgttgcACAAATCAATTCCATTTAACTTTGTGTTGCGCCGTGACTCTGTTTTTTAtgcttctgtcttctctcagc
This genomic window from Hypomesus transpacificus isolate Combined female chromosome 4, fHypTra1, whole genome shotgun sequence contains:
- the LOC124467454 gene encoding LOW QUALITY PROTEIN: G-protein coupled receptor family C group 6 member A-like (The sequence of the model RefSeq protein was modified relative to this genomic sequence to represent the inferred CDS: inserted 1 base in 1 codon; substituted 1 base at 1 genomic stop codon) — encoded protein: MVTCISPLLFLSVFLLPWMTGGRPEATAPGDIIVGGIFPFHDYVEESITIIPPHEAKCVRFNNHALNSGLAMINTVELVNQSPSMSRLGLKLGYRIQDSCSDVTTALRAIAGLRKQGEVAGISLPPITSIVGASSSEISIAVARQLNLERIPQISHSSTAIILSDKKRFPGFLRTVPSDLYQTKAMVRLMVDSGWSWVGLVIADNEYGRSAFNALLGQTSKRGICVAFKETILNSLSDPDYSSVVTRVANVILTNPRVKVLVAFLTSHQMSQLLLKLKALEDEQEESASGGRVWLASDGWSSTPEDVVGNLDLESIGKVVGFTFKSSNLESYRQYLQRLKETREEQRGRNPFLDEFLKNGXLDLEELGKNSQDETVFSVELAVRALAQAVIGVCSSRNCTQKSIEPWEVLRALKQGMEFEQDRETYFFDENGDITLGYEVTVWNSRKGKVQVGDIVAEYHPLNDSFTHTILPRAAYLTDLKEVVSRCSESCLPGERKQTFEGQLHTCCYKCINCTENTYSNSTDMDHCPACNTDREWSEKGSSRCTPKTLEYFSWDDGFAVVLLMLAALGILLSLLVGALFLYQRQTPVVKAAGGGLCQVILLSLIGSFISAMVFVGKPSNLTCKVRQVLFGLSFTLCVSCILVKSLKILLAFQVNPALGRVFRRLYQPLVIVCGCLTLQLLTCLLWLLLPSSPREKLTVQPTSILAECHEGSHVAFGVMLSYIAVLALVCFFCAFKGRKLPQKYNEAKFITFGMLLYLISWAIFVPVYITTSGKYLPAVEMVVXLISSYGIICCHFLPKCYIILFRKEHNTKDAFIQDVHKYAFRGQDTVSISECDLPEDKPTGLPFTIGLPRCSCPDHMYRPHPARSQQEARDT
- the LOC124467480 gene encoding G-protein coupled receptor family C group 6 member A-like; amino-acid sequence: MVTCISPLLFLSVILLPRLTGGTHEGTTAAGDIIIGGIFPFHDDVEENTTIVPPHVAKCVRFNNHALNSGLAMINTVELVNQSPSMSRLGLKLGYRIQDSCSDVTTALRAIAGLRKQGEAAGGSLPPITSIVGASYSEISIAVARQLNLELIPQISYSSTAIILSDKKRFPGFLRTVPSDLYQTKAMVRLMVDSGWSWVGLVIADNDYGRSALDALLAQTSERGICVAFKETIPNSLSDPNYSSAVTRVANVILTNPRVKVVVAFVMAPHMEFLLPKLKTLEDKQEESASGGRVWLASDGWSSTPEDVVGNLDLESIGKVVGFMFKSSNLESYRKYLQRLNETKEEERRRNPFLDEFLENGELDLEELGKKSQAQTVFSVELAVRALAQAMIGVCSSRNCTQKSIEPWEVRRALKQGMEFEQDGETYFFDKSGEINLGYVVTLWNSKEGKVQVGDVVAEYHLVNDSFTHTILPRAAYLTDLKEVVSRCSESCLPGERKQTFEGQLHTCCYKCINCTENTYSNSTDMDHCPACNTDREWSEKGSSRCTPKTLEYFSWDDGFAVVLLTLAALGILLSLLVGALFLHQCQTPVVKAAGGGLCQVILLSLIGSFISAMVFVGKPSNLTCKVRQVLFGLSFTLCVSCILVKSLKILLAFQFNPALGRVFRRLYQPLVIVCGCLTLQLLTCLLWLLLPSSPREKLTVQPTSILAECHEGSHVAFGVMLSYIAVLALVCFFCAFKGRKLPQKYNEAKFITFGMLLYLISWAIFVPVYITTSGKYLPAVEMVVILISSYGIICCHFLPKCYIILFRKEHNTKDAFIQDVHKYAFRGQDTVSVSECDLPEDKPTGLPFTIGLPRCSCPDHMYRPHPARSQQEARDT